Below is a genomic region from Plasmodium relictum strain SGS1 genome assembly, chromosome: 13.
aaaaatatacacatatataaataatataattgataatttaaaaatgaattataattaaaaaaaaaaaaaaattttttttttttcacataatttaacatatttttttattcataaaaataagattaaGATCAATattccttttcttttctttctttttttgtagCTTGTACTGAGCTATATAGGCAGATGCAAAATCATGCTGCttctttatttcatttatattaattggTAAATCAATTAGAggattaaaattattatcttgTAATTCTTCATCATTTCCATTTATCGTATTGTTATTAACTGAGTGCTGGTCCTTTATTTTATCAGTAGGTATTTCATTACTTGATATATTGTCTTCAttgaaattaattttattttcgttGATTTGCCCATTATCATTTTGATTATTTTGCATTATAtcatttctattatttataaaattatctgatatattattattattttcaaaaggcaattttttttctttattcacATTTAATAATCCTCCATTTGATGATATATTTCCTTCATCATTAgtatcattaattttttgatttttaataatagtatcaattacatttttaatatttgtgTTAATAATTAACTCATctgaatttataaatttggAACAGTTCGGGCATTTCATAACTTGCACTTTTTGATCTGAACTATTATGGTATGATTgatcattttttctttttttgttgtaTCTGAATAAACATTGTTTGCAATATGTTTCTCCACAACAATGTAAAGTTATTGGTGATGAATACAATTTTTTACATAAcaaacatttatatatattagaaaatttgTCACtgtcatttttattattgttgtCATTAACAcctaaataaatattaattttatcatcAACACTCCTGTATAAGTAAGCACTACCACTTACATCTTCTACGTCTTTCATTACTCCATAACTACCGTctttaagtatatatatttgatcatatttatatatatcttccGATTTTATCTTTGTTAAGAAATTAGCAGGTATTCCTGTAGGAatctttatctttttattattattgaaaTTACTCATTGtacaattttttatactATGCCCTTTTTTACCGCACATGTGACATATATAATCTGGGGAAATAAATTTTGTGCTTGCTTCTGCTAGcgtattatttaaattgttCTTTGgagaattttttaatttataatatttattttgcaTATTGTGTTTTTGGTACGCCATTGCCCCATTTGGTATATTTTCAGTTTTATTATAACcattaaaatttcttttagaAATAGTAGGTGAtggtatttttttcaatttattttgaaaaaaatttgcattatttttgtcttttttGAAATAGTTCATTTTTGACTTATAGTCACTACGatataaattattcttttcCATTACTTCTTGAATTTTCATATCTTCATCATCGTTGTCttcttttgtattatttCTATTGTAAACATTCCATGACCTGTTATTATAGGAATgattttgtattttatttatttttagtattttatttgtttcatggatatttaatttatcattattatttttacttaaattaaaattttcattttgttttaaatttgatatatctttattttctattatatttttgtttttttccaAATACTTTTCATTGCTTTTTTGTAACAACTCTTTTACAACATCAATGTTACTTCTTTGTATTTCTATTAGCATTTCATTATGAATACTTTCATATTCActtaaaatttcattattataatataaaagtatatctaaattattttgtaaGTTTAAATTAGTTTCTtccaaaatttttttctttattgtaTTGTAACTACATGGTAAAGATATCCTTAAAATATTTGCATCTCCCTTACTTCCCTTGAAATTCCAGTAAATAAATGTAttactcattttttttttttagattacTTCACGAAAACTATCTAATTAAAggatatgaaaaattaatataaaaccttttttattgttaattTTATAGCTTATACTTTTtctcaaaaatattttaatatatcatataagaattttaaatatatatataatgaaaacaaaagttaaattttaaattatgcaaagatacaaaaataaattataaattaatgaaaaaaatttcaacacattattataaaatttatgaatataattaatcttagatataaaaaaaaaaaaaaataccttgttgaatatattttttttttttaatgtaaaaattattttttttttaattaattaacATTTCTGGTTTTTATATATCAACAAAAAagttcttatatatatatatatatataaatatatatatttatttcttctataaaatatatttttctaataattgGTTGCTggatatattttttgctatttttatttcactttttttttttttgtcttattttatattcctactttttttcttttttttttttaaattattctgtactttattaataaatgaaaaaaaaaaggtgaAAATGtgtatacattgaatattaGAATAAtcctaattttttatttttatcttatgAGAAAGAATGTTTTTCAAAGAATaagcatataaaaaaaagaaacatataatttaagaaaaaaatcatttacTATACAATaagtatattaaattaaaataaatataataaaggtaaaaaaaaaaaaaaaatgaattttaaaaaaactaattaaaaaatatttaaaacttttaattttttttttttaagctcTATTTTTCCAAAAATGCTTCTCTATAATTTGAATAACGCTAAATGtgtttctaaaaaaaaataattaagtaCCTACCTCCTTTTTATATgaacataaaaaaagaagagcataattaaaaaagtatattaatGAACTTCAATAGGTTTAACTAAATATGGAATTCAGTATATTATGTTTAGTatactaaaaatatttatatataaatataataaaaggaTTTATCTGAAAcctataaaagaaaaagaaaaatccaaataaaacaaatataatgagttaatgtatatatataaaataaaataataaataatatatatatatatatatatatatatatatatatatatatatatatatatatatatatatataaatattcacttttttatatagagAATAAATTGCCATTTatgaaatttaatataagaaataaCATACTttcaatttataaaaaaataaaaagagcATAATTCGGATTATTATGGCCTAAAATAAACATTAGTTTTTCACTTAATTCCCTGCATATTTAcgttatatttttcaaaattaaatacaaaaattaattttaaatatatttatataaaaaaaaattaaatcaatACTtgaagcaaaaaaaaaaaaagtaattgttatttaaactcataaaattttttattttttaaaaaaaaaaaatatttgtggtttattaaaattacatataatttctctataaaaatatactagcaatataaagttaaattgcaattaatttaaaaaaattaatttgagatttttattcattctttcaaattaaaaattttaaaaataaataaatattaaaaaaaaaaaaaattatataaagaaaaggttcatatttttagtatttttacatgatttaaaaaaattatatattccAAAATTCCAAATATATCTAAAAGATGAATATAACGAATTATAGTAAggtcaaattaaaaaaaaataaaaaaaaacctgaacaaaaaattatatattttaaattactctatgaattcttaaaaaaaaaaagtatgcacacaattttaaaaatttacagaaaaaaattataaaaatatacagtAATTTgcgaataaaaataaatatacaagGAAAATGTTATGCATGGAAAAAAGAAAGTATTTTTGCTAAATGAATAAAGAATGTCAATTTACATtataagtataaaaaattttaaataattttattatttgaagaattcttcatttattttctCATAAGAGttcataaatttataattttttacaccttttaaaaaaagaagtgcatattatataattatgctTAGCAACTATTTATGTAAGAAGTAATTTCCtaacaattttaaaattaaaataggtactattttattttactttaaatatatactttttagtTAATAGTATATTATTTATCTTAAACTCTTAATTTTTGCATTGTGCATAAGAAATTATTGAATAttgattttattatatatctaTTTAAAGAACAGtgtaattaaattataaaaagaatatctaaatattttaaagtaataattttaactaaaaatatattcagttttaatattattggAAAATTTTagtaaagaaataatatttagTATAATCATATTAACTgctttatttataataattttttttaataatgaaaaattatgtaaaaaattagCACATTTCCATTGTTCATGTACTTGATGCTATCCtgcttttttctttttttcaaaaatatatatatttacgtATTTATATACActgtatttttaaaaaaaattgggttattttttttttctttgaaactataaataatataggAAATATTGCATGTTTAAGTAAACATAATGaacattttaatttatatttgatGACATTTATATTAATCTTAATGAAAAATTGCAAAATTTactgttaaaaaaaaaaaatagatactctattttaaataatatataacgaaatactattatttttatctattttttttttttttaataaaaaataaccttcataattttaatctttttatagtaaaaaaaagaaaaaagttacaaaatatttttattatttttattgttttttctttttttttgttcactTGTGATTCGTCTTAAAAACATAGTCTCAAAAAATGGATTCGGTAGTAAATgaatttatcatttaaaattattatatatatatcattttaaaaactatatatataaaattattcttgatcattttaagtttttttttcttttttaatattttataaaataataataatattataatatactATCTtacaattaattttttcagaAATTTCATGTTGAAGTTAATGCTGGAAAATGCATATATGATGGTAAAATTGTAAAACCTGATAAGAGAAAAGGAAAACTAGTTCTTTATAAAGTAAAAgcattaaaataataattttaataatttcatttttgttgTTATAAGTTGCTTAactatgtatatttttttttgttgagtttactttacttttttttcttttttttataacgaaattataatatcttctaatgaaaaattttattaatttttctttatttaacaATGATTAAGTAGATATATGATAATCTTTATAACTTTCAATGGATTAAtagagaaaataatgaagtagaggtaaataaaaatgttaaatatttttatttaaaaagtgtATTTACAATcatatttcattaataacctttttacttttatttgttaaataaaaatgaataacaTTTAggataatttaatattaacgAAAAGTATTTCTCTAGAGAGAGTAGAACAATGCAAAACTGGAAGAGTCTATGTACTTAGAAATAAATTACGTggttagaaaaaatatatattaatagaaattccaaaattatattataaaaacatatgtatttatgtataaaaatcaaaattgtttcttatatttttttttaggagTAATATCATTTTACTGGATGCAAGATTATGATGATTCTAAAGATGaagtaatttttaaatttataatcaatattcaaaatttcatgataaaataaaagaaaaaatattacatataggtatttttaaaacattttaattCTATTATAACAAATGATTTAGAGAAGGGTATGATTCatattctattatttttttattaaacttCCTATGTAcaatgtaaaaattaaaataactttttttttttaatttaattagataacacaaataaaaaaaaatataatccAACTGATTATATGCCTCAAATGTCTGAATTAATATTTCCTCATAATAAGAATACACAAAActtaaattcaaaaaaaggtataaagaaaaaaaaaaaaaaaaaataaaataatagatCCATAtgtgtttatatttttttatttaatgatataggtgtttattttaaagatttatttacaaatgaatatttctcaaaattattagaaataCCTGATGCTActgaagaattaaaaaagttaattaaaatatataatgaaaatatataaaatatttactgatatgtatttatatttataataaaataataaaataatttttatttgcaaaaatatataggCATATGCCTGAAGGATATCAAACAAAAGGTGATATTTTAGACCTAATAAATAGTCGAGCTTTAAATTCAAATTTGAGAGCTCTTGATATGTCCTTACCTTCACatctaaattttatattaatttcgCTAAGTatacattttatattaaaattttgctgtatttaaatataaatatatatttttctttttccttttctttttctttttagatTTACCATCTCAAGAAAGTGAAGTAAATGATCGTaagatattataaaatagtatatataatatatttttattaaacttATTTCatacaatttttatatttttttaaaaattttatagcAATGGAATATATAGTTGAAactttagaaaaaaaatatatgaaggATGAAAATAgttaaaatacatatatataggagtttcattattaaaaaaacaaaaacataagtgtgttttattaattctcaaaaaaaaaaaaaaaaaaattaagattaaaaaaagttaaaaagttaaatgtaaattattaaaatatatatatcacattattttgaaaataaatgaGAAACTAAGCCAATAAAGTAAAGTGCggatgaaaaaataatacccTTCGTTGCATTGCtttctataaaatttttctgaaaaaaagaaaaaaaaacatttattttgcaaattaaaaattttttttttaataaaatatataaaatttttataataataattaaaatgcatgaataatatcttttttttttttttttatttaaatgatgtAATTATATTACTTCTTCCGCATTTTTTCCAAAAACACTAGCTATATACCATCTTGACCAATCAAAACGGCgacataattcttttttaggTATTTTCAAATCAATTtgatctttattattttcaattattttgtataataatgaataaaatatatcgtttttatcatattttttatcataagtATGTTCATCATCTAATtcataaacattttttatttgaatattaGCTTTTTCTTTTCTCCACGAAAAATCATTACCCCTATCTATTTTtcctaaattaaaaaaaagagaataaaaaaaaaaaatatataaagagatagaattataatatattatattaataacaaaatactgttataaaaaaaaaaaaaattatacaataaatagtataaatttaataaaagacacaataataattttaaaatagttattataatatatattattattcttgAAGTacttgaaataaaaaaatgaagataatttataattttataaaaaatgttaagtATAAATaagataatttatatatatatattaataaaaattcttaCCATCAATAAGTCGAGCATAGAAAATTACTGTATCTTCTAAATGTTTAATAGATTTTGAGTTATTTTCAAAAACATATTCACAGAAACTAGAAATATAAACTTCAGTATCTTCATCCAAGAAATAAATATCTAATAGCAAAATAGCATTCATTACTAATGGCACCAGAACTCTAAATGCTTGTATTCTTTCAAATGGAGTATAATGACAAAAAATTGGAAGGAATGAAAGAAAAGAATTACTTTCCTGACTAAAtctatatattatttctatacaaaaatttagagttatatataaacaaatgAGTATcctatatttttcattatcctttccatatgtatataaaaaaccaaaaataaaagaaatagcATATTGAAATATAGATATAATAAGAATCTccacataaaaaaaattagttattTCACTATCTTTAAAATCTCCATATCTATCgtagtaatattttttttcatcatttgcTAAAACTTCATATGCTTCTCTTATTTTATTGAAGCGATCAAGTGAATCTggttctttatttttatcggGATGATATATTCTTGACATTTTTCTAAAAGATTGTTGTATATCTGCTTTACTTGCAtaagaatttaaatttaatactTCATAAAAGTTTTTATCTGATTTTCTTAGTTCATATATTCCTACacaaaataataacaataaggCTAAATAAATACCATATTCTCGTTTTCCTTTATTCCATATTCTATTTGAACCAATTAGCCATTTTGTTAAAGGAGCAATTATAATCATgtgtattattatttcttccattttatatttttttccttaaatattaaaaaattttatattaaaaaaatttagataaaaaaaaaaaatttttttaaattctctattattaaatatatattttttcattaatccAATGCATATTAGTCCTTTAAATTGTATACATAAATGAACTAATAATACacgtgtatatatattttttctgaCTTTAACTACTtatttataatgaaataatatcatttttgTTGGTCATTTTATACAAAATCaaagattaaaaataaatacacaAATATTTATACTTCTATATCcgtattataattttaacaaaaaaaaaaaaattataatatttaattttaaaagtgTAACAATATaagataaattattataatgacaaaattatgtttttaaaatgaataaacattatttaatagaaatttattttattttatttttttattttctataaaaaggaactaaaaataaatcttAGTAAATTTATTACCTAATCCTCATCTCATAAAAATCTATAAACTTTGAAATAATCTtaatttttcactttttgggaaaaaattttttagtaaGGTAACagcaaataaataaaacttatttgtaattttattcttaaaaaaaaaaaaaaatttttttttaacaaagtACAAACAAAATATGAaacaactaaaaaaaaaaaaaaattacaaaattttaaaatagtttcttttttataatttaatatttatttttttttaataccaattaaaatatttaattaatgttatttaattttttttttttttttctaaacaTATTTTGCAATTAGtatataacaaaatataatttgataatataagaaaatatcAAATcccatatatataaaaccgTTTTAAagagtatttaaaaaatgaaaaaaaagagttaaatctataattctttaaaataaaaaaaaagtaaatgcTATTGGATACATTTCTCTTAagtgaaaattaaaaataatagaattaaaatgtaaatgatttgtttttttacaataatgCATATAACAGTATGTCTTTAAATGtatgatttaaaaataataagagaaaaaaaagaagaaatttaaacttaagaaataatttatattatgaaataatccaatatatataaatcaataataattaaattttgatGTTATTAAATTgaagtaaaaattattagtGTATGAAAGAACTATCTTATGAAGAACCATACAATTATTGTGTTtattaacatattttttttttataatttttttcaggCATTAGTTAATTTGTAATAATGATTATTAATCTTATTGtgctttaattttaattcttaattagagaaatatttaaatgatatatatatgtatagaTTACTGATAatgtatattaattttatttttccttaaTTGTATTCGTCTCCTGATGATTTCTTTTGtagataaatatttttcattaacaaCTCCAATTCCTGCATTATAATTACTCCATTCATTACCTGAATGTGAATAATAATCCATTGGATAAATTTCTCTATATTTTACAgattttaataatacataTGCTTCATATGTATTTAATAAGGGTTTTAAATTGTAATTACCCCAGTCAATTGATAATCTTGGACACCCAATTTGAATAAAAACATctacatttttaaataatttcaatttttcattaaaaatttcgGATAGTAAAAggatgaaaaaataaatgtttttttgttttaataagctaataatattttttaaaatgtttaCATTTCCTTGCCTACCTAATGTACTTAAAATGATGCAGACTGTTTTGCAGttcatacatttttttatttcatttttcctGATTTCATAAAACAGCTTAtaatcatatttttcttctgataatattttatcaaaAGGGTTATAACGATAAAAAGAGAAATCTGGGTTATGGATCATTAAACTTTCTAAATGAAATCGGCCATCAGctataaaaattatctttaCATTTgttgtttttaaaaagtttctacattcattaataataaatgattcgttgttttcatttatgttcatttttatttccttatttttatttaaattagcttctatttcattattttcaatttctttttttttttttatgacttgttcatataaaaaaagatataaattcGGAGAAGTACAACCAAGTACTTCTCCTTTAGTTAAAGGCAATACTTGGGGTATAGGTAAAAAAGtatcaaaataattttctcctttcaaaatattatgaACACCGTGTACAACACAGGAAAATTGAATTGTtcctaataataaaataatatcttttttgtcaaaattttttttaattgtttctACTAAGTGACTAGAACTTAACTTTATATCAACGAAAACATAAATACATCTTATTTTGGTAACAGTTAATGGGATTAAGCATGAATGACCATAATGAATAATTAAATCACATTTCAATTTATCACTAGTAAAATCATCAATACAGCAACCACCATAAGTTACATCACCTAATATTATAACTTCTTCTACACAATcacaaaagaaataaaatatttcgGAAAGATATAATCCCCATATAAGTAGCCCTTCAGGTAATTGCAAAACAATATGTTTAtacttttcttttaaaattatgtcaatacatttataaacttcaaaattataattatctgGAAGAGATTTCTTTATTgctttttgtaaaatttcattattaagaATAAACTTTGGTATGGAGCAATGAACTTTTTTTTGctcattaattttatcttttaacgTTATTTCATTCATTATAgatttgtaatttttatgCTTCTTTGATTTTCCTTTCTATAACTTTAATAACGTAaccaaatttttattaaattcatGATTTAatcacataaaaaaaaaatttatagtaTTATACCAACTTTTACTTTtctatttgtttttttttcttttttttaacatgtaaaaaattataatatgcattttattccctttttattttctcttcttttttttttacattaaatgaaattaaaaatttgtattttctttttaactaAACATATTATGTTAATATTTAAcatattcttctttttcattgaaaataaatatgaaaatttggcttttatttttttatttattcaaaataaaaagaaattttttattttactaaaaactcttgtttttttttaaatatatattttctgtttttaagtataacataaattttcatttaattttttttttattttaaaaatatttttaatacaatTTTCCCCCATTTAGTGCAatcaatttttataaatttcttttttttttttctatatttttctacATACTATATGTTAATTTTTCTCCATTTTCTTTAGTACAAACTtactatttttctttattaataaatgaaaatttttaattactacttaaaaatttctttattcCACTATTTAATTGGTATATTCAACACATTTCTAGttcgaatttttttttttttttttggcaAGGTGTTATAAAATTCATTGACTATTCATCTGAATagaattttgaaaatttgaAAACTTTATTCGACAAATGTATTTATAAgtaatatataaagataattttaattttattttattttattttttttagttgtAAAATACAgattgtaaaaatatttcaacgATAATTTTATGGTGCATacctaatttttttaaattaaatcagacgaattatttaaaatatttaaaaaaaaaaattattcataatatgtaaaattaatttttccaataatatatttttttttctttattaaatcttaaaactattatattgtaaaatatatgtatatatgtatatgtaaTTTTGGAATTAcctaatttatatataatgatattatttttattttatatgaatagtaaaaaagaaagataaACAAATAGtttaatgttattttattaaactatttttttttaataatttcaattttattatacaaATGTCTAATAACTTTTTAGAAGTATTCAATGAAGTAAACCCTCATgtgtaatattaaaatttttattatttattttttctttttatattaacttcaataaaaaaaaaattgattttcactttatttttatttttttctgaagTGATATTTACTCTTATGAAACACGTAAATTAACCAATAAaccattatttttaattaaaaatgaaaggaagtttttatttttggcGAGAGgttaatatatgtatataaatacgcgttcatatttttatcatctaAATATTGTTTTCAACTATCTTGAGTAATTTATGTCTAATTACAATAAATAGTATTTCTTAATAATTGTGTTACTATCAAATATACgaataaatgaataaaatttgTAACTATGTACATAAAATATtgagtatatatttttttataattatactaataatttaattaaaataaaatttttattttttatttttaaaagaaccTTGTGAATATAAATTAGATCATTTATATATGGATAATCTAGAAGTTGCAGAAAAtatcaaaagaaaattaattaatgaacgtaaaaaaaaaaaaaaatcatctATATGTAaactttttcaaaaaatgagAATTCCTAGTTGtttatattaaaacaaattaaaCACATCATCTTAGgcattctttatttttctgttttgtttttttaaaaaaacattataaaataaaaaaaaagaattatataaatttttattatactttaatttttatttagaaaTTCACATAGTTTTAGTCCtatatttcaaaattttaaaggAATTAATGATGTATGATAAGTATAGAAGAGgtcattatataaaaaaaaaaagaactatTATAAAAGTGTATTCTTTGTTTATATAGATttcatattaataataataatttttttttttaggaattgatgaaaaattaaaaaaagttattgcTTCAGCAATAAAGTTATACTCACTAAAGgcaagaaataaaaaaaaatgagataatataaatttatataaccataaataatttttttttttttttttttctacttaaaattttgacttttgAAGGAAAGacataacaaaaatataagaaaaagttacataaaaaaaatttattctatatataataatttatcaaaaattttaattcaatataaaaatagttcgggaaatatattaaaaagtaaatCATCTTTATGCAATTTTGactataaaagaaaaaaattactaaGTGATAGTAACGATCTTCGAAAGGACTTTTCTAAATGTGCtacaaataatataaagttggtactaaaaaaaaatataagaattttattaacatacctagaaaaaatttactcaatatataatatttattctaatatagattttttctataaatgatatatatatatacacttatatttttttttttttttttgagaatGAAAAATGCAAATGTGTTGAGGAATGGATAAAGGAAGAAAACATAAAAGAAGCAATTAAtgtagaaaaagaaagaggtttataaaaaaaagcacattttaaaatatgaatataatacaataattttcaatttaaataaat
It encodes:
- a CDS encoding DnaJ protein, putative — protein: MEEIIIHMIIIAPLTKWLIGSNRIWNKGKREYGIYLALLLLFCVGIYELRKSDKNFYEVLNLNSYASKADIQQSFRKMSRIYHPDKNKEPDSLDRFNKIREAYEVLANDEKKYYYDRYGDFKDSEITNFFYVEILIISIFQYAISFIFGFLYTYGKDNEKYRILICLYITLNFCIEIIYRFSQESNSFLSFLPIFCHYTPFERIQAFRVLVPLVMNAILLLDIYFLDEDTEVYISSFCEYVFENNSKSIKHLEDTVIFYARLIDGKIDRGNDFSWRKEKANIQIKNVYELDDEHTYDKKYDKNDIFYSLLYKIIENNKDQIDLKIPKKELCRRFDWSRWYIASVFGKNAEEKNFIESNATKGIIFSSALYFIGLVSHLFSK
- the RPN13 gene encoding 26S proteasome regulatory subunit RPN13, putative, translated to MDSVKFHVEVNAGKCIYDGKIVKPDKRKGKLVLYKIYDNLYNFQWINRENNEVEDNLILTKSISLERVEQCKTGRVYVLRNKLRGVISFYWMQDYDDSKDEVFLKHFNSIITNDLEKDNTNKKKYNPTDYMPQMSELIFPHNKNTQNLNSKKGVYFKDLFTNEYFSKLLEIPDATEELKKHMPEGYQTKGDILDLINSRALNSNLRALDMSLPSHLNFILISLNLPSQESEVNDPMEYIVETLEKKYMKDENS
- a CDS encoding diphthamide synthesis protein, putative, with the translated sequence MNEITLKDKINEQKKVHCSIPKFILNNEILQKAIKKSLPDNYNFEVYKCIDIILKEKYKHIVLQLPEGLLIWGLYLSEIFYFFCDCVEEVIILGDVTYGGCCIDDFTSDKLKCDLIIHYGHSCLIPLTVTKIRCIYVFVDIKLSSSHLVETIKKNFDKKDIILLLGTIQFSCVVHGVHNILKGENYFDTFLPIPQVLPLTKGEVLGCTSPNLYLFLYEQVIKKKKEIENNEIEANLNKNKEIKMNINENNESFIINECRNFLKTTNVKIIFIADGRFHLESLMIHNPDFSFYRYNPFDKILSEEKYDYKLFYEIRKNEIKKCMNCKTVCIILSTLGRQGNVNILKNIISLLKQKNIYFFILLLSEIFNEKLKLFKNVDVFIQIGCPRLSIDWGNYNLKPLLNTYEAYVLLKSVKYREIYPMDYYSHSGNEWSNYNAGIGVVNEKYLSTKEIIRRRIQLRKNKINIHYQ